In Desulfobulbaceae bacterium, a single genomic region encodes these proteins:
- a CDS encoding KamA family radical SAM protein, protein MYTFEYTPQAVKLINPRFFAVAKESTDLDQMRKKLATHLYIIELESSEAYDQDAAIFARIRDTSQVLRNMLKKRSDDLAGFSMAQAIYDMAHENPRLDLTPAFYADLHHLLLGIQGKGSRKSFDNIHLSAINDQGRPAAIHRSRQLDEIRTEVDQKISQYKTGLDTRSIARRNKRRDKIITRLNASLDDWQNWHWQIKNILKDPEILQELVKLSREEKKAVKTARNHNLPFGITPYYLSLMDDDHNRRDISIRAQVLPPADYVAQVISYKEKSGFDFMGEEDTSPFDLITRRYPAICIFKPFNTCPQICVYCQRNWEIDDAMSPQAFAGMQQVDAGIKWIKEHPTIHEVLITGGDPLAMGDVTISNILAKIADIPTVDRIRIGTRIPVTMPMRITADLADILAQFRELGRREVAITTHIQTPYEITPELVKAVERLRSRGLPVYNQLVYTYFVSKRFEASALRRHLRLIGIDPYYTFNTKGKDETLAYRVPISRLVMEQQEEARLLPGLERTDEAVFNVPRLGKNYLKSRDHRDLLSILPNGARVYEFYSWEKNLSNKTNTYSSIDVPILDYLKRLEKDGENLQYYDTIWYYF, encoded by the coding sequence ATGTATACATTTGAATACACACCTCAGGCAGTAAAATTGATCAACCCACGTTTTTTTGCCGTTGCAAAAGAGAGTACAGATCTTGATCAGATGCGCAAAAAATTAGCCACTCATCTGTACATCATTGAGCTCGAGTCATCCGAAGCATACGATCAAGATGCCGCAATTTTTGCCCGTATTCGTGATACCTCACAAGTTCTTCGCAATATGCTAAAAAAAAGATCGGATGACCTTGCCGGTTTTTCTATGGCCCAAGCGATTTATGATATGGCTCATGAAAATCCGCGCCTCGATTTGACTCCCGCCTTTTATGCGGATTTACACCATCTTCTTTTAGGAATTCAAGGCAAAGGCTCCCGTAAGTCTTTTGATAACATCCATCTGTCTGCCATAAATGATCAGGGAAGGCCTGCGGCAATTCATCGTTCCCGACAGCTGGATGAAATCCGCACAGAAGTTGATCAGAAAATTAGTCAGTATAAAACCGGACTTGACACGCGTTCGATTGCCAGACGGAACAAAAGGCGCGACAAAATTATTACAAGATTAAATGCCTCATTGGATGATTGGCAGAACTGGCACTGGCAAATCAAAAATATTCTCAAAGATCCTGAAATTCTACAGGAGCTCGTTAAACTGAGCAGAGAAGAAAAAAAGGCGGTTAAAACGGCCAGGAACCATAACCTTCCATTCGGAATTACACCTTATTATCTCTCACTCATGGATGACGACCATAACCGGCGTGACATTTCAATCAGAGCCCAAGTTTTACCTCCCGCCGATTATGTGGCCCAAGTCATTTCCTATAAAGAGAAATCTGGATTTGATTTTATGGGAGAGGAAGATACGTCGCCTTTCGACCTGATTACCCGAAGATACCCGGCGATCTGTATATTCAAACCTTTCAATACCTGTCCACAGATCTGTGTTTACTGTCAGCGTAACTGGGAAATTGATGATGCCATGTCCCCACAAGCATTTGCAGGCATGCAGCAGGTCGATGCAGGTATCAAATGGATCAAAGAACATCCAACCATACACGAGGTTCTCATAACAGGCGGCGATCCACTTGCTATGGGCGATGTAACAATATCCAACATACTTGCTAAAATAGCTGATATTCCGACTGTTGACAGAATACGAATTGGCACCCGTATACCTGTTACCATGCCAATGCGCATTACAGCCGATCTGGCTGATATTCTTGCACAGTTCCGGGAGTTGGGAAGACGGGAGGTGGCCATTACCACTCATATCCAAACCCCTTATGAAATCACACCTGAACTCGTCAAAGCGGTGGAACGTCTGCGCTCCCGTGGACTCCCTGTGTACAACCAGTTGGTATACACCTATTTTGTTTCCAAGAGATTTGAGGCTTCAGCCCTGCGAAGACACCTACGTTTGATCGGAATTGACCCATACTATACTTTTAACACAAAAGGAAAAGATGAGACGCTGGCCTATCGTGTCCCCATTTCAAGACTGGTCATGGAACAGCAGGAAGAGGCACGGCTGTTGCCCGGCCTGGAAAGGACAGATGAAGCAGTCTTTAACGTGCCGAGGCTGGGGAAGAATTATCTCAAATCAAGAGATCATCGAGATCTTCTTTCGATCTTGCCGAATGGCGCCAGAGTGTACGAGTTCTATTCCTGGGAGAAAAATTTATCCAATAAAACGAACACTTACTCTTCCATTGATGTGCCAATTCTGGACTACTTAAAAAGGCTTGAAAAAGATGGGGAGAACCTGCAGTATTATGACACGATCTGGTATTATTTCTAG
- a CDS encoding Hsp33 family molecular chaperone HslO, which translates to MIKKDIFNKDVKGRLKSSAKDKIYRFVMADSMIKGAVVHSTQMVKEMQANHETGPLETLILGQAYIAATLICSGLKGKNDRISMTIQCSGPVKGLDVEANVFGEVRGYLKTQRIEVEDPQKMGSLAALFGPGFLTVTQYLENASAPYAGQVALEYGSIAEDLANYFLVSEQLPSAFKLSVFFDGNGEVQGAGGIFLQALPGVDPAMVSEAEKVIREIDSLGELFSKGQTPEAILMDTFSSLEPKILNNTRVEFFCRCSRDRMAGYLKSLPEEERKDMLENGPFPVQTRCHHCNSVYQFSKEDLMNTDA; encoded by the coding sequence ATGATTAAAAAAGATATTTTCAACAAGGATGTTAAGGGACGCCTTAAGTCCTCGGCAAAGGATAAAATATACCGGTTTGTTATGGCCGACAGTATGATCAAAGGGGCTGTCGTTCACTCAACCCAGATGGTTAAAGAGATGCAGGCAAACCATGAAACAGGGCCGTTGGAGACTCTGATACTGGGGCAGGCATATATTGCGGCAACTCTTATTTGCTCGGGACTCAAGGGTAAGAATGACAGGATAAGCATGACGATACAATGTTCAGGTCCTGTAAAGGGGCTCGATGTTGAAGCAAATGTGTTTGGCGAGGTTCGGGGATACCTTAAAACACAGCGCATAGAGGTTGAAGATCCCCAAAAGATGGGTAGTCTGGCAGCACTATTCGGACCTGGTTTTCTTACGGTGACTCAATATCTGGAAAATGCCTCTGCTCCCTACGCCGGGCAGGTGGCGCTCGAGTACGGCAGCATTGCTGAGGACCTGGCTAATTATTTCTTGGTCTCAGAACAGCTTCCTTCCGCATTTAAATTAAGTGTGTTTTTTGATGGTAATGGGGAGGTTCAGGGCGCAGGTGGAATTTTTCTCCAGGCCCTTCCGGGCGTCGATCCTGCGATGGTAAGTGAGGCGGAAAAAGTGATTCGGGAGATTGATTCATTAGGTGAACTGTTTTCAAAGGGACAAACTCCAGAAGCGATACTTATGGATACGTTTTCAAGTCTTGAACCGAAAATATTAAATAATACCCGTGTTGAGTTTTTCTGCAGATGCTCAAGGGACAGAATGGCAGGGTATTTAAAAAGTCTGCCCGAAGAGGAAAGAAAGGATATGCTGGAGAATGGTCCGTTTCCTGTGCAAACGCGCTGCCATCATTGCAACTCAGTATATCAGTTCAGCAAGGAAGATTTGATGAATACCGATGCATAA
- a CDS encoding NAD(P)-dependent oxidoreductase codes for MGKEIGFVGMGIMGEPMAQNLISGGFTLTVYNRTESKTLPLRDSGADVVTSALAVGKTNETVILMLTGPEAIEATLWGGNGLIGTGSICRTVINMSTVSPAYTKDLNERLAANGVLLIDAPVSGSKKPAQDGTLVILAGGPEEVVESLEPVFLKMGKKVVYCGEAGSASTMKMVVNLLLCTMVSGLAESLTLGEKCGLSKDAILETVLAGPLSCGLFNLKAEMFTTGDYPVQFPFKHMYKDLNFILATAQENGMAAEIGETLRKLYGEGMQQGFADLDFAAIKQVIEAKYNYD; via the coding sequence ATGGGCAAGGAAATTGGTTTTGTCGGTATGGGGATCATGGGGGAACCTATGGCTCAAAACTTAATTTCAGGGGGTTTTACCCTTACTGTTTATAATAGAACCGAGAGCAAAACCCTGCCCCTTAGGGATTCAGGTGCCGATGTTGTCACATCAGCCCTGGCAGTTGGCAAAACCAACGAAACGGTTATCCTGATGTTGACCGGACCAGAGGCTATTGAGGCGACACTGTGGGGGGGAAATGGCCTGATTGGCACAGGGTCAATTTGTCGAACGGTCATTAACATGAGCACTGTATCGCCAGCCTATACAAAGGACTTGAACGAAAGACTTGCTGCTAACGGTGTTCTCCTGATTGACGCACCTGTGTCCGGTTCAAAAAAACCAGCCCAGGATGGAACACTTGTTATTTTAGCCGGCGGTCCTGAAGAGGTGGTTGAAAGCCTGGAACCAGTTTTTCTGAAAATGGGGAAAAAAGTTGTATATTGTGGTGAGGCTGGGTCAGCTTCGACTATGAAGATGGTTGTTAATCTTCTCTTATGCACAATGGTGAGTGGCTTAGCCGAGTCTTTAACCCTTGGTGAGAAATGCGGTTTGTCAAAAGATGCGATTCTTGAAACGGTGTTAGCCGGGCCTCTCAGCTGTGGATTGTTCAACTTAAAGGCGGAGATGTTTACAACAGGAGACTATCCCGTGCAGTTTCCATTTAAACATATGTATAAAGATTTGAATTTTATCCTGGCCACTGCCCAAGAAAACGGTATGGCGGCAGAGATTGGCGAGACACTCCGGAAGCTCTATGGTGAGGGGATGCAACAGGGTTTTGCCGACCTTGATTTTGCAGCAATTAAACAGGTGATCGAGGCAAAATATAACTATGATTAA
- a CDS encoding pyridoxamine 5'-phosphate oxidase family protein, with amino-acid sequence MNLKEYFETKTGTGVLSTADSDGTVNTAIYSKPHVVEDGSVAFIMRERLTYSNLQSTDSAAYLFIESGGGYSGTRLLLKKTEESVDEALIKKMTRRSLSEKEDKDKGPKHLVYFRVEKTLPLIGAGEE; translated from the coding sequence ATGAACCTTAAAGAATATTTTGAAACGAAAACAGGCACAGGGGTGCTTTCCACAGCTGACAGCGATGGAACTGTGAACACTGCAATATATTCAAAACCACATGTAGTAGAAGATGGCAGCGTGGCCTTTATAATGCGGGAGCGGTTGACTTATAGCAATTTACAATCAACTGATTCTGCCGCCTACCTTTTCATTGAAAGTGGCGGTGGGTACTCAGGAACACGCCTTTTGCTTAAAAAAACCGAAGAGAGCGTTGACGAAGCGCTTATAAAGAAAATGACCCGGCGGTCTCTCTCAGAAAAAGAAGATAAAGACAAAGGCCCCAAACATCTTGTCTACTTCCGTGTAGAAAAAACTCTGCCCTTGATTGGCGCCGGAGAAGAGTAA
- a CDS encoding DUF1722 domain-containing protein, with product MRIWDVNPGFLNDKSLLGEHRELHGIFSILTNGKKGYSRHPETLRWQNCMAALVVRHALLVSEMRLRDFNHHSPLSVGNQEPVWPKIFIDSPGRQYKILHDKYSNKACGRIPLPKNSQELWAQHKYSVMARDYKLYQQIGRRVAKNSIAFDELALGFVSLLQSPPSNKGLQNSLLHMWGYISKFSDLSPTNLAPHELILEIQSQSKQHKAQYLLFSTALGELAL from the coding sequence ATGAGGATATGGGACGTTAATCCAGGTTTTTTGAATGACAAGAGTCTGCTTGGAGAGCATAGAGAGCTGCATGGTATCTTTTCTATCCTGACCAATGGCAAAAAAGGGTACTCGAGACATCCAGAAACATTACGCTGGCAAAACTGTATGGCAGCTCTCGTTGTGAGGCACGCACTACTGGTCTCGGAAATGCGTCTGCGAGACTTCAATCATCATAGCCCTTTAAGTGTGGGAAATCAGGAGCCAGTCTGGCCGAAAATTTTTATTGATTCTCCTGGACGTCAGTACAAGATATTGCACGACAAATACAGCAATAAGGCCTGTGGAAGAATTCCCCTTCCTAAAAACAGCCAAGAACTTTGGGCTCAACACAAGTACTCAGTAATGGCCAGAGACTATAAGCTGTACCAACAAATTGGCAGGCGTGTGGCAAAAAACTCAATTGCCTTTGATGAGTTAGCTCTCGGGTTCGTGTCTCTTCTGCAATCACCTCCATCAAACAAAGGGCTCCAGAACTCACTGCTCCATATGTGGGGTTATATCTCGAAATTTTCTGATCTTTCACCTACTAATCTCGCGCCCCACGAGCTTATACTAGAAATTCAGTCTCAATCCAAGCAGCACAAAGCCCAATATCTTCTATTTTCAACTGCATTAGGAGAGTTAGCCCTCTAA
- a CDS encoding TIGR01777 family protein encodes MPGAKHQKTVALTGATGFVGTYLQKTLTIKGWKVIPLGRIDFQCEESVLAKKIAGVEVIINLAGAPVLGRWTESFKKNLYDSRITLTTKLVRAISLMEKKPEAFLSASAIGIYASEGDHTEENNYRADTFLGNLAGAWEDAALAAESLGVRATVLRLGVVLGKDGGALQKMLPAFKLGVGGTIGSGKQAFSWIHLEDLTKVFETVISDQSCRGIYNVTAPEPATNRELTKELGRILSRPTILPVPEFVLNILFGEGAQILTTGQKVYPKRLLDAGFSFKYPTLNSALKACLA; translated from the coding sequence ATGCCAGGAGCCAAACACCAAAAAACAGTTGCCCTGACAGGCGCCACCGGGTTTGTCGGCACTTATCTGCAAAAAACATTAACAATAAAAGGCTGGAAAGTTATCCCGCTTGGCCGGATCGATTTTCAGTGTGAAGAGAGTGTTCTTGCCAAAAAAATAGCTGGCGTTGAGGTGATAATTAATCTGGCAGGCGCTCCAGTGCTCGGACGCTGGACAGAATCATTCAAAAAAAATCTTTACGACAGCAGAATAACCCTCACCACGAAACTTGTGAGGGCAATCTCATTAATGGAGAAAAAACCAGAGGCCTTTCTGTCTGCTTCAGCCATCGGGATTTACGCTTCAGAGGGAGATCACACTGAGGAAAATAACTACAGGGCCGATACATTTCTTGGAAACCTTGCCGGCGCCTGGGAAGATGCGGCTCTTGCTGCCGAAAGCCTCGGTGTCCGGGCAACTGTTTTGCGCTTAGGGGTTGTTTTGGGTAAGGATGGTGGTGCGTTACAGAAGATGCTGCCGGCATTCAAATTAGGCGTTGGAGGAACAATAGGCAGTGGAAAACAAGCCTTTTCCTGGATTCATCTTGAGGACTTAACCAAAGTGTTCGAGACTGTCATCTCCGACCAATCATGCCGCGGAATTTATAACGTGACGGCCCCAGAGCCTGCAACGAACAGGGAACTTACCAAAGAACTCGGAAGAATCTTATCAAGACCCACAATCCTGCCAGTACCGGAATTCGTACTCAATATCCTGTTTGGCGAAGGTGCCCAAATCCTGACCACCGGCCAAAAAGTCTACCCAAAAAGACTTTTAGACGCAGGCTTTTCTTTCAAATACCCTACTCTCAACTCTGCTCTGAAAGCGTGCCTTGCTTGA
- the floA gene encoding flotillin-like protein FloA (flotillin-like protein involved in membrane lipid rafts), translating into MNIANLGVLVVGAAALVLVYFVWSALALWIQALVSGARVGLVSIIFMRFRKVPPQMVVGAKIMAVKAGIDLSTDNLESHYLAGGDVQRVVQALIAADKANIELAFNQAAAIDLAGRNVLEAVQMSVNPKVIQTPNVTAMAKDGIQLKAIALITVRANIDRLVGGAGEETILARVGEGIVSTIGSAVSHKSVLENPDMISKTVLAKGLDAGTAYEILSIDIADVDVGKNIGAELETDRAEADKKIAQAKAEERRAMAFAVEQEMTARVQEMQAKVVEAEAQVPLAMAEAFRSGNLGVMDYYKMKNIVADTKMRSVIGGEDEVERSCEDTKKIK; encoded by the coding sequence ATGAATATTGCAAATCTTGGAGTTCTGGTGGTTGGTGCAGCAGCACTGGTGTTGGTCTACTTTGTCTGGTCAGCCTTGGCGTTGTGGATTCAGGCTCTGGTCTCAGGAGCACGAGTTGGGTTGGTGAGTATTATTTTTATGCGTTTTAGGAAGGTGCCCCCCCAGATGGTTGTTGGGGCCAAAATCATGGCTGTAAAGGCTGGAATTGACCTTTCCACTGACAATCTAGAATCTCACTATCTGGCTGGTGGAGATGTTCAGCGGGTTGTTCAGGCTTTAATCGCGGCAGACAAAGCCAATATCGAGCTTGCGTTTAATCAGGCAGCGGCAATCGATCTTGCTGGGCGTAATGTTCTTGAGGCCGTCCAGATGAGTGTTAATCCAAAGGTAATTCAAACTCCAAACGTTACCGCAATGGCCAAGGATGGTATTCAGCTGAAAGCTATTGCCCTGATCACAGTTCGTGCCAACATTGACAGGTTGGTTGGTGGTGCTGGAGAGGAAACAATTCTGGCACGAGTCGGCGAGGGCATTGTTTCTACCATCGGTTCGGCGGTGTCCCATAAATCGGTGCTGGAAAATCCCGACATGATTTCCAAAACCGTACTTGCTAAAGGTTTGGATGCCGGAACTGCCTACGAAATTCTCTCTATTGATATTGCCGATGTGGATGTTGGTAAAAATATCGGTGCCGAACTTGAAACCGATCGGGCTGAGGCTGATAAAAAAATCGCCCAGGCCAAGGCCGAGGAAAGACGGGCCATGGCCTTTGCGGTTGAGCAGGAGATGACTGCTCGAGTGCAAGAGATGCAGGCCAAGGTTGTGGAGGCAGAGGCCCAGGTGCCACTCGCTATGGCTGAGGCCTTTCGAAGTGGTAATCTGGGGGTGATGGATTATTATAAAATGAAAAATATTGTGGCAGACACCAAGATGCGCAGCGTCATTGGCGGAGAAGATGAAGTTGAGCGCAGTTGCGAGGATACTAAGAAAATCAAGTAA
- a CDS encoding serine protease, whose product MKTMVLPIILQLVGVAVVFAEIFIPSGGLLGLVAAGLFGYSLFIVFSDVSSMAGGYFLAADIIGLPFIIAWGLKMLAHSPATLNNTLSSQEGVIAQNPDLELFVNKTGEALADLRPSGPARIDNQRVDVVSRGEYIDKGSKIMVVKVRGNQVVVARQPDDSNTIK is encoded by the coding sequence ATGAAAACCATGGTTTTGCCGATAATTCTGCAACTTGTCGGAGTTGCTGTTGTTTTTGCGGAGATATTTATTCCATCCGGAGGACTGCTGGGCCTGGTTGCGGCTGGCTTGTTCGGGTATTCGCTGTTTATTGTTTTTTCGGATGTTTCAAGCATGGCCGGGGGCTATTTTCTGGCAGCGGATATCATTGGCCTGCCATTTATTATCGCGTGGGGCCTTAAAATGCTGGCGCATTCTCCTGCAACATTAAACAATACTCTTTCCAGTCAGGAGGGTGTGATAGCCCAGAACCCGGATCTGGAACTGTTTGTAAATAAGACGGGAGAGGCTCTTGCTGATCTTCGGCCCAGCGGCCCGGCTCGCATTGATAACCAACGAGTGGATGTTGTCAGTCGTGGAGAATATATAGATAAGGGCAGTAAAATAATGGTAGTGAAAGTGAGGGGTAATCAGGTTGTGGTAGCGCGGCAGCCTGATGACAGTAATACAATAAAATAG
- a CDS encoding ATP-dependent Clp protease proteolytic subunit: MKSALISIVVVFFMGIPLSLTAKDSAGPLPQTTLSTTNVFVIPVSGDVEPVMAAYIKRAVADALTSVSEPLIVLEIDTFGGRVDAALNIVDTMMGISRGQSIAFVKTKAISAGALIALSCNSLVMRPSTTLGDCAPISFDGNEAKMLGEKFQSPLRAKFRTLARKNGYPPALAESMVSARMEVFRVSFPDKTLYLDAEALADLSEAETKMIVSKTTVVAKDELLTMDDAEAHELGFSTMTAESIEDMLGKMNIKNFDLVRLEQNWAESWGRRIAMISPILMIIGMAALYTEFKAPGFGLPGITGLICLGLVLFNQHIVGLADNLELILFALGLILLGFEVFVIPGFGIAGISGFMLIGAGLILSFQDFVLPDPAMPWQAELFAANLTRVLIALVGSFLLSLAFIRYGLPRLGRYVQGPYLDDTLADSHAPAQEAMQVAVGQTGLAATALRPAGKMNIGDSNIDVVAEGVFIDKGSVVRVIAVKGSRVVVAPVPDEGNG; this comes from the coding sequence ATGAAAAGCGCTCTGATTTCCATAGTAGTGGTTTTTTTTATGGGTATACCTCTCAGCCTGACAGCAAAAGACTCGGCTGGTCCTTTACCGCAAACGACTCTGAGCACCACCAATGTTTTCGTTATTCCTGTCTCTGGTGATGTGGAGCCAGTGATGGCGGCCTATATCAAGAGGGCGGTTGCTGATGCTCTGACTTCCGTTTCTGAGCCTCTTATCGTTCTTGAGATTGATACCTTTGGCGGCCGTGTTGACGCAGCCTTGAACATTGTCGATACCATGATGGGTATCAGCAGGGGGCAATCGATCGCCTTTGTGAAGACCAAGGCCATTTCAGCAGGAGCCCTTATAGCGCTTTCCTGCAACTCTCTGGTGATGAGGCCCAGTACTACCTTGGGCGATTGCGCGCCAATCTCATTTGACGGGAATGAGGCCAAGATGCTCGGTGAAAAATTTCAGTCTCCCTTGCGGGCGAAATTTAGAACTCTGGCCCGTAAAAATGGCTATCCACCCGCGCTAGCTGAATCAATGGTGAGTGCCAGAATGGAGGTTTTCAGGGTTTCATTCCCGGATAAAACCCTTTATCTGGACGCAGAGGCTCTGGCGGATCTTTCGGAGGCTGAAACCAAAATGATAGTGAGCAAGACCACGGTGGTGGCCAAGGACGAGCTGTTGACCATGGACGATGCTGAGGCCCATGAGCTTGGCTTTTCCACGATGACCGCTGAAAGCATAGAAGATATGCTTGGCAAAATGAACATCAAAAATTTTGACCTGGTACGGCTGGAGCAAAACTGGGCAGAGTCGTGGGGTAGAAGAATTGCCATGATTTCGCCAATTTTGATGATTATTGGAATGGCGGCACTGTACACTGAATTTAAAGCGCCCGGCTTCGGCCTGCCGGGGATTACCGGCTTGATCTGTCTGGGCCTTGTTTTGTTTAATCAGCATATTGTTGGCCTGGCTGATAACCTTGAGCTGATCCTTTTTGCCTTGGGTCTTATTTTATTAGGTTTTGAGGTTTTTGTTATTCCCGGCTTTGGCATTGCCGGAATCTCCGGTTTTATGCTCATTGGGGCCGGGTTAATTTTATCGTTTCAGGATTTTGTCCTGCCTGATCCAGCAATGCCATGGCAGGCAGAACTTTTTGCGGCAAATCTGACCAGGGTTCTGATCGCCTTAGTTGGTTCGTTTCTCCTCTCCCTGGCCTTTATCCGTTACGGTCTGCCGCGACTGGGTCGCTACGTCCAAGGCCCGTACCTGGACGATACCCTGGCTGACTCTCATGCGCCGGCTCAAGAAGCGATGCAGGTTGCAGTGGGGCAAACCGGACTGGCTGCCACTGCCTTGCGCCCTGCCGGGAAGATGAATATCGGTGATAGCAATATCGACGTGGTTGCTGAGGGTGTTTTCATTGATAAAGGGAGTGTGGTGAGGGTCATAGCTGTAAAAGGAAGCCGGGTTGTGGTTGCGCCTGTACCTGATGAAGGCAATGGTTGA
- a CDS encoding YcaO-like family protein, whose amino-acid sequence MNLLSKDAPLEESIAKMKAVLADIGCETIFSHEKHPLKNCYSVNLASVEAPNHIYANGKGIISEASIASALGEYIERLQTNNFFIDFHLPDRKYYPDQVAFEFGGAYLSDELRLIYNPDGELSDEDLVDYNSDYLNAIVALPFAKRSTGEMVYIPLNILSNLYVSNGMATGNTPQEAQVQALSEIFERYAKIEIIKNGYALPKIPDAIIESFEGLYSDVLALRELGYIVEVLDASLGGKYPVTAISLINPKKSSLFVSFGAHPILKVSLERTMTELMQGRDLKNLDSFEVPTFDMNFVSGSFNLELHFIDSNGKLGFGFLSSAKSFEYAPWNYQGEGTEAESNFLACILLTMNKEIYLREYNFLGFYSCQILVPGISEVYPIDDLIYNNRNRGKLVRNMILHFEDFNPEEILENIDSLDDSLNVESYIGVIFENSFSMLELKAQIHLILGNREEAIAALESGTNTLGHVVAELIWMDKKKLIWEEYESALLTIFGRQKVEKALRIVNGEEFLIDTTLHPNYHKMLEMYDKLERKKTTTQFCCQTR is encoded by the coding sequence ATGAATTTATTATCAAAAGATGCTCCCTTGGAAGAGTCAATAGCCAAGATGAAAGCTGTTCTGGCAGACATTGGCTGTGAAACTATTTTTTCCCACGAAAAGCACCCGCTCAAGAACTGCTACTCGGTCAATCTTGCCTCCGTTGAAGCACCAAATCATATCTACGCCAACGGCAAGGGTATTATTTCAGAGGCATCCATTGCCAGCGCCTTAGGTGAATATATCGAACGACTCCAGACTAACAACTTCTTTATCGACTTTCACCTGCCGGATCGAAAGTATTATCCAGACCAAGTTGCCTTTGAGTTTGGCGGGGCATATTTAAGTGATGAACTGCGCCTGATCTATAATCCCGACGGGGAACTTTCCGATGAAGACCTGGTTGATTACAATAGTGATTACCTCAATGCGATAGTTGCACTGCCCTTTGCCAAACGATCAACAGGGGAGATGGTCTATATTCCACTGAACATCTTGAGCAATCTGTACGTCAGCAACGGGATGGCAACTGGGAACACGCCACAAGAGGCACAGGTTCAAGCACTCAGTGAGATTTTCGAACGTTATGCCAAAATCGAAATCATTAAAAACGGCTATGCCCTACCCAAAATTCCCGATGCGATCATCGAGTCCTTTGAAGGACTGTACAGTGATGTTCTGGCCCTGCGTGAACTTGGATATATCGTTGAAGTTCTTGATGCATCCTTGGGGGGTAAGTACCCTGTCACTGCAATCTCTTTGATTAATCCGAAGAAATCATCCCTTTTTGTCTCCTTTGGCGCCCATCCAATTCTAAAAGTCTCCCTTGAACGGACCATGACTGAGTTAATGCAAGGTCGCGATTTAAAAAACCTGGATTCCTTTGAAGTACCTACCTTTGACATGAACTTTGTGTCTGGCAGTTTCAACCTTGAACTGCATTTTATCGACTCAAATGGCAAGTTGGGGTTTGGATTCTTAAGTTCAGCAAAAAGTTTTGAATACGCCCCATGGAACTATCAGGGTGAAGGTACCGAGGCCGAAAGCAACTTCCTGGCCTGCATCCTTTTAACCATGAACAAAGAGATATATCTGCGAGAATACAACTTCCTTGGCTTTTATTCGTGCCAGATACTTGTCCCTGGAATATCTGAAGTCTACCCCATAGATGACTTGATCTACAATAATAGAAATCGCGGCAAGTTGGTTCGCAACATGATTTTGCATTTTGAGGATTTCAACCCCGAGGAAATTTTAGAAAACATTGACTCTCTCGACGACTCCCTTAATGTCGAAAGCTATATCGGGGTTATTTTCGAAAACAGTTTCTCTATGCTTGAACTTAAAGCGCAAATACATCTGATTCTTGGCAACAGAGAAGAGGCCATAGCTGCCTTGGAGTCCGGCACTAATACGCTAGGTCATGTTGTCGCAGAACTCATCTGGATGGACAAAAAAAAGCTGATCTGGGAGGAGTATGAGAGTGCTCTGCTTACAATATTTGGACGGCAAAAAGTTGAAAAAGCCTTGCGTATAGTCAACGGCGAAGAGTTTCTGATAGACACAACACTTCATCCAAACTATCACAAAATGCTTGAAATGTATGACAAACTGGAGCGTAAAAAAACAACCACCCAGTTTTGCTGCCAGACCAGGTGA